The DNA window ATTGTGAAACAAATTGTAATTATTAGGTTATGAATCGTAAGCAATATGAGCGCTAGTGTCGATGAAAGGCTTCAGTCCACACACTCCCTCACAGCTGAATGTCACTCTCCTcgacaaattaataatttattatcgtatcgagtttttttttttttttttttttttctctcatctgaCAGATTAGATTTTAACCATTTGATTTTGTTTGCACAGGGCGTTCCCACATTATTACTTAATGATATTCCCAGCTGCTTCGGTCCATTTTCCGCCGCCAGCAGCCATCTGGTCTCTTATTAGCACCTCAATGCATTTGCAGCCAGCTCCATTTAACAATTGAATTTGAACACTCCCGCAAAATATCTGGAGATCCATTCTGGGCCTCATGCAAACTAAACAACCGACAGCGTTTCCCTCCTCACTTTTAAGAAAGACCGGCGAtcattaataatgaaattatataaacatgtatttaatgatactactactaataataataataaaatgaaaaagacaaactGAAACATAAATGCAGTAACTTCACTGAAACCTCTTCAGAAAACGAACCGAACCACAAAACCCGTCAAAAGAATCCTGTGAATTTGTCtataatttcatttagtttattagacaaaatatatgatctgAACAAACTCCGTCAACTCGCTATTTACAAATGTGGGTCACCTTAAAGGAAAACACCAACACATGAAGACAAAATAAGCCTAGCAATGTCCCACGGTAGGGAAGGGATCACATGTGGCATTATGTACAACTCCAGCGCGCGCTAATCAAACTCGGCCATTTGTTTTAGAGTAACTGAATGTTAAGATGAACTGCTTTAGTGTTCATTGTCCCTTTATGAGTGTCTTCAGTCCTGTGTGCGGTGCAAATGTCTTGATCAAGCGGAAGAGAGAGCTGTGAGGACCCTCTGTGTCGATTCCTGCTGGTTTCTGGGGCtgtggagacagacagagagaaataaaTGTGATGTGATGATGTCCTGCCTTCACAACAACAGCCTGAAGTCATTTCACGATtagacacacatatacatttaccACACGATGTAATATAGCTATAATAATTCTTATAGCTATAAcatagttataataaaaaaaatctttgcaatAAATGCTGcgcaatacatacatacatatataaatggagagagagagagagagatttaagatttttatatgAAAGTAGACTAACCAATAATGCACACTGCTGTAAGTTATAAagctaatttacttttttttttttttttttttcgtaaccaatAAATTATTTCCCATGTACATACAAATTTACAAAAGCCTCTTTCGGTCTAAAATGCAGATTTTCAATACAGTACGGCGATTTACTTTTATGCAGGACATAAACAACCATAAGTCAAGTGACCAAAACCCCCGCAACGAGCCTGCTGAAATTGTGGCACTTAAAAGGGGAAAGTTTGAGCAAGACTGCTCCCCCGAGGTTCAGTTTCCCCAAGGGTCTTTAGGAAAGGCACACAGCCTCGGTGACTTGATAAGTAGTTATTCTCCTGAGAGACACAGAGTGTGTGTGGGGAGGGGAAACCGTGGCCTTTTGTCACCAGGAAAAGCACAACTATTTATTATAAGCGCTAAGCGCAGATTTTTCTCTGCTGTCTGCTAGGAAATAGCTTTATCCCAAGAGTCTTTCTCCGATAagcaggttaaaaaaataaaaataaaaacagccattCGATGCGTTTCATCTCGTATAATGATAGCCAGCTACCgctaatgataaaataatagtaataagaacaatgattagaaaaaaataaaataaagaaaataagaatataatgCAAATTTACCTGTCGTGAAGAGGACGAAAGGATGACTTTAAAGGTTGTGTTGGTGATTCATTTCTGAGGACATGTTCCCGAtctgagatttaaaaacaaatcgtTGGAATTAGATAAATTGGAATTATAATTTGCGCAGGatataggcctatttgttttattgtgtattatataGGCTATAGGCATATACGTTGAGGACAAAAATAGTAACAGCAATAATAACAATCATCATAATAATAGCGACGTTTTAAATGTCGGAGCCGCCATGTGGGTCACGTGTGTTCTGCATGCACAGGCCGAATGGGATTCACGCATACCTATGTGTTTCGGGCTCAGGTCCTCTGGCGCCTTCTCACTGTTCACGGCTGCCATGGATGACGCCACCGCCGAcgagtgctgctgctgctgtgagtGGACCGGGTGATTGTGGTGATGCTGACTGACGCCCAGGAACGACCGCACGTTCAGCAGGGAGTTCTGGCCCAGGAACGCGCCATTGGTCCAGTTGTGGAACTTCCCGATCTGGCACGTGTACAGTCCGTGGCTCGGCAGGAAGGCCGGGTGAGTGGCGGGAACCGAGGGTGACGTAGGTTTCTGCAAGCTATCGGGACTGGTCGCGGTTTCTGCCAACGACCATATTTTGGGCTTATTGCTAACCGGAACTGGAAAACCTCCCTGGCGACCCGGCGACAGAACcctggtgttgttgttgtttccgtCCGACGGCTCTTTGCTGCCGGAAATGGCGTCGGATTTGGATTTCTCGAAGGCCTCGAGCTCCCCGCGCTTCTCCTCGTCCTCCTCGTTGCTTTGATCTCCGTCGTTGTCGTCGATCTTGTCGATATCTATGCTCTCCAAATCTATTTCCTCCTCGTCTTCGTTCTTCTCGGCGTCCCCCTCGTTGTCGCTCCCAAAAATGTTGGCGTCTTCGTCCTCTTTGCTTCTGCCCCAGGTCACCTTGTTCTCCTTCTTGAGTCTTCTTCTGGCGTTGGCGAACCAGGTGGACACCTGCGTGAGGGTCATCTTGGTGATGATGGCCAGCATGATCTTCTCTCCTTTGGTGGGGTAGGGGTTCTTCCTGTGCTCGTTGAGCCAGGCCTTCAGAGTGCTGGTGCTCTCCCGCGTGGCGTTCTTGGGCCTCGAGGGGTCTCCGTACTGGAACTGACCGTAGGGGTAGAAGGCCGGGCTCGTGTGGGCAGCGAAGCTGGCGGGGTGCACGCCAGGACTGTCTTTTAAATCGTACTGAGAGCCCTACAATGAGATCGACAAGGAAAAGagaataaaatatcatatatagGGCATTTATCACACACGACAAAGCGCACACTTAAATTCGGGAATGTGCTGTGGCAAAATGCCATGTCGAACTTTCAGTTTCTCTTGCAGAATTATCAGCAATTTCTTCTTAATTCAGTCTTTTAtaaaccaaagtttttttttgaccTTTGACCAGTATTGTTATATAAAAAGCTAGGCCACAGATAGTGATAACACGAAAGACTGATGCATAAATATTATCCCAAATTGAATGAGAATGGCATTATGGAAAATGAGACAGAATGACGGATTATTTCCAGTCCGATGTGATTATAATTAAGTGTATATTTAACGCAAGGTTCGCTCATGACCTACAGGCCTTAGCATATTACcgacattattatttgtatttatataacgTTATTTAACAAACGACGTTAATACACTACAATGTTTGATAGCCTGTATACTAGAAAAATACTAGAACTGTGAGGAAAAATATTTCTCCTTTTTCTTACCCTAagaattaaataatgtttatataattttaataaattgtccATGCAAAAGAGATTCATGCTTGCACTTTGAAATGAATTGTTATTGGTTCGGGAAAGGCACAACTGATTAATAACTCTCACTGTCAATATCTTTATTTTTCGGGGGAAATGCAACGAAAAGCATCACATGCATCAACATCACCTCTTTTTGTCccctttttaattaataatattattataatttagtacAAAACAAGAAGGCGCGatgtaataaactgtaaaacagtTTCTGAGCCCGCAGGATCGTTTCAAACAATAATTCGTTTTACATTGTTTTCCGGCGCGAATATCAAAATTCTCGATCGAAACAATTTAAACGAATCGTTAAATTGAAAATGTAGCTTAATAAGAATTATAGCGTATTTTCAAACGTAGAAATCTGGTACACAATTCGTGTTTTGACGAAAACCCCGCACAGCTGTCCTTCAACTCCAAACCCGAGCCGAGATAAAACTTTTCTTACGGTGGAAAATGGCGGTCGGAAAGAATTGTAGGTATTTTGAATTTTATGCGTGCCAAATCCATAATGTCATTTTTAGACAGCctaatctaaatgttaaaaagaaactTCCCACGCACTTTGCAAGCTTAAATTACATTCTTCTCGCATGTGTGACAATCCCCCCAAAAAACGGGTTGGCGATCATCTACCGGACGCTCGcagaataaaagcaataaaaggcaaaacaaaagCGAGCAGCTTTCGTGAAAGTACATCTGATTTTCTTACCATCTGGGAGAAAAGAGCCAGATCGGCGCTGGTGTAAGGCAGAAAGGCGCTGTAGTTGTGTGCGTAGGGGTACATGCCCAGCACCGAGGACACGGCAGCGGCGGCCGCCGACGCGCTCCCCCCGATCTCAGCGCTCCCTCCGCGGGACGACGGAGTCAGCACTCCCGGCCGATCACCTCCGTACACCGCCTGGGAGGCACTTAAATACTGCGGGTAACCCAGCTGGGGGAAAGACATCTCCTTCGCCACGTCGCAAGCCAAAACGAGGCAAAAAGCAAATAGCCCACCAAAGCAAGAAGTGAAAGAGTTTCTCTCTCTCGAGCAGCACAGAGTGAGAATGCGAAACGCTCGTCTTTAAATCTCAGCTTCTCTTTTGCAGCAAGACCGTCGGATGTGATCAGATCAACAATTGAGCTCCAACTGATGTCTCTGCCCCTAGGTCCTGGGCTGATCTCTCAGATACAATTTGAAGTTGATGCTTTGATTGGCGTCCCAGGCTCCTCCTCGTTGGCGCATGTGGTTAGTGCATTGGCCAGGGCCACTTTTGCACTGTTTGGAGGATTGTATGTTAAATGTTTAGCATTAGAATCCATTCACTGTAGTGTGACAACCTGTCTACACGATTTTACAGCTGCCCAGCACTGGGGAAATGCACTGATAGGCACGCGGAACTTATTTGAATGGCTCATAATTCTTATAAACACTGGAGAATTAAAGCAACACTCGTGATGACACTGATCTTCATAAGGTATTGACGATCAAACAGCTGTGTTCttttcaaggtgttttttttttttttttttttgagtgattgCTATTGTGTACggagttattgatatatatatatatatatatatatatatatatatatatatatatatatatatatatatatatatatatatatatatagtatatagtatatatagtatatatactgtatattttctgaattCTCTGAATTCaattattcaaatgaaacacTGGCTGTACTGTTTTTTTGGATTGAGCTTAAATAATTAAAGATGTGTTTTTCCATACTCTAAACCTCATGAATTTGTTTTTCCATTATCCTTTTTGGTACTGACAAAAATACAGTTTCTACTGCATGAACTTTCAAACGACCTTTGACTGATGTAGACTATAATTATGCGAaacaacagttgttgttttttctttttttttttttttttttttttttttcgttggtAAAACAGATTAATTAATTGATATCGCTATTGGCAATCAGGACAGACAATGTGTGCCAAATAGTCTAAAACATTCTAACACGTCtttctcttccctctctctctccctctctctctctctctcttcctcacacacacacacacacacacacacttataaccCAGAGGCACTTACAAGCATACACACGGGGGTGGGGGGCGTTGGGGACTTTGTATTTATGTTTCTTTGTTAAATACTGAACGAGGTGATGTCGTGAATAATCGTGAGCACTTCATTAACATGCACACGAGCGCCATTTAGCCACAAAACCCccaaaattattaatacaactaACAGCTAATAGTCATGACAGATAAAGGGATCGCCTGTGGTCTAACAGTTTGTGATTTAATGTGTGTGCGGTAACAATAATCCCACTAATCCTGCCACATCTTTACCAGAATACCTCCCTCTAAT is part of the Cyprinus carpio isolate SPL01 unplaced genomic scaffold, ASM1834038v1 S000006714, whole genome shotgun sequence genome and encodes:
- the irx1a gene encoding iroquois-class homeodomain protein IRX-1a isoform X1, with translation MSFPQLGYPQYLSASQAVYGGDRPGVLTPSSRGGSAEIGGSASAAAAAVSSVLGMYPYAHNYSAFLPYTSADLALFSQMGSQYDLKDSPGVHPASFAAHTSPAFYPYGQFQYGDPSRPKNATRESTSTLKAWLNEHRKNPYPTKGEKIMLAIITKMTLTQVSTWFANARRRLKKENKVTWGRSKEDEDANIFGSDNEGDAEKNEDEEEIDLESIDIDKIDDNDGDQSNEEDEEKRGELEAFEKSKSDAISGSKEPSDGNNNNTRVLSPGRQGGFPVPVSNKPKIWSLAETATSPDSLQKPTSPSVPATHPAFLPSHGLYTCQIGKFHNWTNGAFLGQNSLLNVRSFLGVSQHHHNHPVHSQQQQHSSAVASSMAAVNSEKAPEDLSPKHIAPETSRNRHRGSSQLSLPLDQDICTAHRTEDTHKGTMNTKAVHLNIQLL
- the irx1a gene encoding iroquois-class homeodomain protein IRX-1a isoform X2; translated protein: MSFPQLGYPQYLSASQAVYGGDRPGVLTPSSRGGSAEIGGSASAAAAAVSSVLGMYPYAHNYSAFLPYTSADLALFSQMGSQYDLKDSPGVHPASFAAHTSPAFYPYGQFQYGDPSRPKNATRESTSTLKAWLNEHRKNPYPTKGEKIMLAIITKMTLTQVSTWFANARRRLKKENKVTWGRSKEDEDANIFGSDNEGDAEKNEDEEEIDLESIDIDKIDDNDGDQSNEEDEEKRGELEAFEKSKSDAISGSKEPSDGNNNNTRVLSPGRQGGFPVPVSNKPKIWSLAETATSPDSLQKPTSPSVPATHPAFLPSHGLYTCQIGKFHNWTNGAFLGQNSLLNVRSFLGVSQHHHNHPVHSQQQQHSSAVASSMAAVNSEKAPEDLSPKHIDREHVLRNESPTQPLKSSFRPLHDSPRNQQESTQRVLTALSSA